The Nocardioides sp. cx-173 genome segment GCGCGAGGTCTTCGCGGCCGTGGCGCGCGGGTTGTCCAACACCGAGATCGCGGCGCTGGTGTTCGCCGGTGAGTCCACGGTCAAGACCCACGTCGGCGCCATCCTGCGCAAGCTCGGCCTGCGCGACCGGGTGCAGATCGTGGTCTTCGCCCACGAGCACGCCCTGGCCGGGTGAGGGGCTAGAAGCCGACCTTGCGCGGACCGCCGCGGACGGCCTCGCCCTTGGCCTGGGCGGTCTTCCTGAGCTGGTCCTGGAAGTCCCGCATCCGCTGCTGCAGCGCGGGGTCGGCGGCGGCCAGGATACGCAAGGCGAGCAGCCCGGCGTTGCGGGCGTTGCCGATCGCCACCGCGGCCACGGGCACCCCGGCCGGCATCTGCACGATCGAGAGCAGCGAGTCCATGCCGTCGAGGTACTTCAGCGGCACCGGCACCCCGATCACCGGCAGCGGTGTCACGGCCGCGAGCATCCCGGGCAGGTGGGCGGCCCCGCCGGCGCCGGCGATGATGACCGAGAGCCCGCGCCCGGCCGCCTCCTTGCCGTAGGCCAGCATCTCCTCGGGCATCCGGTGCGCGGAGACCACGTCGGCCTCGTAGGCGACGTCGAACTCCGCCAGCGCCTCGGCGGCCTCCTGCATCACCGGCCAGTCCGAGTCCGAGCCCATGACGATCCCGACGCGTGCGCTCATCTCATTCGCTTTCGTTGCCGAGGTCGCCGCGGAACCACGCCGCGGCGTGCCGCGCGCGCTCCAGACAGTCCTCGAGATCGTCGCCGTAGGCGTTGACGTGGCCCACCTTGCGGCCGGGGCGGAGCTCCTTGCCGTACAGATGCACCCGCAGGTACGGGTCCCTGGCCAGCGCATGCGGGAAGCCGTCGTACAGGCGGCCGACCTGGTCGTCGGGGCCGCCGAGGATGTTGACCATCACCGTCCATCGCGCGCGCGGCTCGGGCGAGCCGAGCGGCAGGTCCATGACGGCGCGCAGGTGGTTCTCGAACTGGGAGGTCACCGCCCCGTCCTGGGTCCAGTGGCCGGTGTTGTGGGGGCGCATCGCGAGCTCGTTGACCAGGATCCGCCCGTCCTCGGTCTCGAACAGCTCGACGGCGAGGACGCCCACGACGTCCAGGGCCCCCGCGAGGCGCAGCGCGATCTCCTGGGCCTGCCCGGACAGCCGGGGAGCGAGGTCCGGCGCGGGTGCGACGACCTCGTGGCAGATGCCGTCCTTCTGGGTCGAGGCCACCACGGCGTACGCCGCGGCCTGGCCGCTGGGCGAGCGGGCGACGAGCGCGGAGAGCTCGCGCCGGAACGCGACCCGCTCCTCGGCCAGCAGCGCGACCCCGGCCTCGGCGGCGGCCCGGAACGGCTCGGCGCAGTCCTCGGGCGAGTCGACGAACCAGACCCCCTTGCCGTCGTACCCCCCGCGCGTGGTCTTCAGGACGCACGGGAGGCCGAACGCCTCCACCTCGGCGACGGAGGCGACCAGGGCGTGGCGCGGGCAGGGGATGTCGAGCTCGGCGAGCCGGGACCGCATGACGCCCTTGTCCTGGGCGTGGACCAGCGCCTCGGGCCCGGGTCGCACGGCGATGCCGGCCTCCTCCAGGGCATGCAGGTGCGCGGTGGGCACGTGCTCGTGGTCGAAGGTGACCGCCGCACAGCCGTCGGTGACCTTCATCAGCGTGTCGAGGTCGGTGTAGTCGCCCACGACGTGGTCGGGGATCACCTGGGCGGCGGAGACGCCGTCGGCCTCGGCCAGCAGCCGCAGGGGCAGCCCCAGGGCGATCGCGGGCTGCGCCATCATCCGGGCGAGCTGCCCGCCACCGATGACCGCGAGGGTCGGAGCAAGGGCCACGGGGCAAACCCTAGTCGGGACTACCCCGACGTCGGCTCTCCGGTCTCGAAGCGCAGGCCCCGACCCCGGATCGTGGTGATCAGGTGCGGGTCCTGCGGGTTGTCGCCCAGCTTGCGGCGGACCCAGCCCAGGTGCACGTCGATGGTCTTCGAGGAGGTCCAGAAGCTGGTGTTCCAGACCTCACGCATGAGCTCGTCGCGGGACACGACCTCGCCGGCCCGGGCGATCAGGGCGTGGACGAGGTCGAACTCCTTGCGCGACAGGGCGACCTCCTCGGTCCCCCGCCACGCTCGCCTGCTCTCGGGGTCCAGCCGGACACCCTGAACGTCGAACACGTCCCCACGGTAGGGACAACGGACCCGTCAGCGTGGTGCGATCCGGCCAAATTGTCCGACCGGACTAGACGGGGCCGTACCGGGGCCGCAGGTCAGTGCCGACTCACGGCGAGCGGCTCGACGAGGCCGAAGCCGCGGACCGGCCGAGCCGGGAGCCGGCGGGTGTCGAACTGGTCGCTCGGCAGCGCATCGGCGGTCGCGGCGTCGACGATGATCCGGTTGCGGCGGGCGACGGCCGTGAGGCGCGCCGCCAGGTTGACCGGGGGCCCGAACACGTCGCCGAGCCGCATCACGACCGAGCCGCTCGCGAGGCCGACGCGCACATCCGGCATCCGTGGATCGCGGCCGATGACGTTGATGATCCCCTCGGCGGTGTCGTAGGCGGCGAGGGCGTCGGTGTTCACGAACAGCACCGAGTCGCCCAGGCTCTTGATGACCCGGCCCCGCTGGGTGGCGATCACGTCGGCGCAGCGCGACTCGAAGACCTCGACCAGGTCGCCGACCTTCTCGCGCGAGATCTGGTTGGACAGCGACGTGAAGCCGACGATGTCGGCGAAGCCCACGGTCAGCTGGGTCGTGTGCAGGTCCTCCTCGCCCGCCCCGAGCGCCTCCATGCGGACGACGGCGGCGGCCACGTGCCGGCGCCAGGCGTAGAGCAGCAGGGCCTCGAGGGGCTCGGCCAGGTCGTCGACCATCCGCAGCGCCGAGCCCACCCGGGTGCCGGTGGCCTGCTCACCGGCCTCGAGCTCCTCGACCCGGTGCACGAGGGCACCGACCTCCCAGTCCGCGAGGCGGGCCATGGTCTGCCCGACCGCGCGGGTCAGGTTGACCGCGACGTCGAAGTCGAAGAGCCCGGCGTCGACGGCGCCGATCAGGGTGGAGACCGCCTCGACGTCGGCGTGCGTGAAGGCCCGCTCGCCGCCGTGCTCGGGGAAGCCCAGTGCGCGCCACAGCCGCCTGGCGTGGTCGATGGAGACGCCCGCCTCGGCGGCCACCTCCGCGGCGTTGTAGTGCGGCTTCTCGCGCAGAATCGCCTGCTCGAGGGAGTCCTCTTCCTCTTCACCCATGCCGGTAGCCCGCCGAGCGGTCAGTGACCCTCTTCGAGGTTCGCGGCGCCGCCGTGGAGCTCGTGGAGGAGCTCGTTGAGGCGTCGCTGCGTGTCCTCGACGCGAGGGATGTCGGGCAGCAGGACCTGGCCATGGGTGCTGGCGTCGCTGATGACGAGCGTGCCGCAGCCGAGCATCCGGTCGATGAGGTCCAGCTCGTAGGCGACGTCGCTGATGCGCGAGAGCGGGATGTCGTGGCCCTTGCGGGTGAGGATCCCGTGGCGGGTGATCAGCCGCCGGTTGGTGATCGTGTAGGACGCCATCCGCCAGTCCAGCGCCGGCCACACCACGAACCACAGGATCGCCGCAGCCACCAGTGCCCAGACGACCAGCTGCGAGGTGCCGTGGTCGACGAGCACTTGGAACGCCACTCCGACCGCGAGCAGGATCACCAGCGCCAGCAGCGGCACCAGCAGCGCCTTGGGGTGGGTGCGGGTGCTGACGACGACGCGCTCGCCGGGGTTCAGCAGCTTCGGGGAGATGGCCACGGACGGATCATGTCACTGATCG includes the following:
- the purE gene encoding 5-(carboxyamino)imidazole ribonucleotide mutase, whose product is MSARVGIVMGSDSDWPVMQEAAEALAEFDVAYEADVVSAHRMPEEMLAYGKEAAGRGLSVIIAGAGGAAHLPGMLAAVTPLPVIGVPVPLKYLDGMDSLLSIVQMPAGVPVAAVAIGNARNAGLLALRILAAADPALQQRMRDFQDQLRKTAQAKGEAVRGGPRKVGF
- a CDS encoding 5-(carboxyamino)imidazole ribonucleotide synthase — its product is MALAPTLAVIGGGQLARMMAQPAIALGLPLRLLAEADGVSAAQVIPDHVVGDYTDLDTLMKVTDGCAAVTFDHEHVPTAHLHALEEAGIAVRPGPEALVHAQDKGVMRSRLAELDIPCPRHALVASVAEVEAFGLPCVLKTTRGGYDGKGVWFVDSPEDCAEPFRAAAEAGVALLAEERVAFRRELSALVARSPSGQAAAYAVVASTQKDGICHEVVAPAPDLAPRLSGQAQEIALRLAGALDVVGVLAVELFETEDGRILVNELAMRPHNTGHWTQDGAVTSQFENHLRAVMDLPLGSPEPRARWTVMVNILGGPDDQVGRLYDGFPHALARDPYLRVHLYGKELRPGRKVGHVNAYGDDLEDCLERARHAAAWFRGDLGNESE
- a CDS encoding winged helix-turn-helix domain-containing protein, which translates into the protein MFDVQGVRLDPESRRAWRGTEEVALSRKEFDLVHALIARAGEVVSRDELMREVWNTSFWTSSKTIDVHLGWVRRKLGDNPQDPHLITTIRGRGLRFETGEPTSG
- a CDS encoding adenylate/guanylate cyclase domain-containing protein; its protein translation is MGEEEEDSLEQAILREKPHYNAAEVAAEAGVSIDHARRLWRALGFPEHGGERAFTHADVEAVSTLIGAVDAGLFDFDVAVNLTRAVGQTMARLADWEVGALVHRVEELEAGEQATGTRVGSALRMVDDLAEPLEALLLYAWRRHVAAAVVRMEALGAGEEDLHTTQLTVGFADIVGFTSLSNQISREKVGDLVEVFESRCADVIATQRGRVIKSLGDSVLFVNTDALAAYDTAEGIINVIGRDPRMPDVRVGLASGSVVMRLGDVFGPPVNLAARLTAVARRNRIIVDAATADALPSDQFDTRRLPARPVRGFGLVEPLAVSRH
- a CDS encoding PH domain-containing protein, which produces MAISPKLLNPGERVVVSTRTHPKALLVPLLALVILLAVGVAFQVLVDHGTSQLVVWALVAAAILWFVVWPALDWRMASYTITNRRLITRHGILTRKGHDIPLSRISDVAYELDLIDRMLGCGTLVISDASTHGQVLLPDIPRVEDTQRRLNELLHELHGGAANLEEGH